One window of Streptomyces sp. NBC_00273 genomic DNA carries:
- a CDS encoding LysR family transcriptional regulator, producing the protein MDLDLAQVRAFVRTAEELHFGRAAGTLAVSQQALSKRIARLESLLGTALFRRGGSGVRLTEAGQRFLAPARQTLAAADAAVAAVLGTEHPLRVDVWGHLYAPMRTLAQVAGRAGELTLGHGRDLPSVTTALLHGDIDAAFGRVHPPLPAGLVHRLVRLEPVDAVLSADHPLAAEPALRPDQLQGSVLWAPGALDRLDFLHGFADRFGIRNRATGVNLGLSHFLAEVAQDPRRFSLVPADVPLPRVPGLRSVPLVDPTPLYAWSLVWRSGHGHPALDGLAAACAEEAGRSRWLEYDPTRDWLPEPPTV; encoded by the coding sequence ATGGATCTCGACTTGGCGCAGGTACGTGCCTTCGTGCGCACCGCCGAGGAACTGCACTTCGGCCGGGCGGCCGGGACGCTCGCGGTCTCCCAGCAAGCGCTGTCCAAGCGGATCGCGCGGCTGGAATCCCTGCTCGGCACCGCGCTGTTCCGGCGCGGCGGCAGCGGGGTACGCCTCACCGAGGCCGGGCAGCGCTTTCTCGCACCGGCCCGGCAGACCCTGGCCGCCGCCGACGCCGCGGTCGCGGCGGTGCTCGGGACGGAACATCCGCTGCGGGTGGACGTCTGGGGGCACCTCTACGCGCCGATGCGGACGCTGGCCCAGGTCGCCGGCCGAGCCGGGGAGCTGACCCTGGGCCACGGGCGTGATCTGCCCTCGGTGACGACGGCGCTGCTGCACGGCGACATCGACGCGGCCTTCGGCCGGGTTCACCCGCCGCTGCCCGCCGGGCTGGTGCACCGACTCGTCCGCCTCGAACCGGTGGACGCCGTACTGAGCGCGGACCATCCGCTCGCAGCCGAACCGGCTCTGCGGCCGGACCAGTTGCAGGGCAGCGTGCTGTGGGCACCCGGCGCGCTGGACCGGCTCGACTTCCTCCACGGGTTCGCCGACCGGTTCGGCATTCGGAACAGGGCCACGGGCGTCAACCTCGGGCTCTCCCACTTCCTCGCCGAGGTGGCACAGGACCCGCGACGCTTCTCGCTGGTACCGGCCGATGTGCCACTGCCGCGGGTCCCCGGATTGCGCTCCGTCCCCCTGGTCGATCCCACGCCGCTGTACGCCTGGTCACTGGTGTGGCGCTCGGGACACGGGCACCCGGCGCTGGACGGCCTCGCCGCCGCCTGCGCCGAGGAGGCGGGGCGGAGCCGATGGCTGGAGTACGACCCGACCCGCGACTGGCTGCCCGAACCGCCCACGGTCTGA
- a CDS encoding alpha/beta hydrolase family protein, which produces MSAVEFTAAQWTRATGAGVDPHEYRRVTDGLTSVADWGPAFLRTGHGYLRRAEGAGSSRSAGEYLLTAARWFHLATLAPHPEAHRAAVEADRALGGALTVLEPGARRVSGEGFTGWLRGPADAPGTVVVVPGLDSAKEEFLDLVSALLARGLAVFAMDGPGQGVLAATTTFVPDYERIVGRAVDALGAARVGLVGLSLGGYFAARTAALEPRVAAVATVSGPFRLDWEELPPPVRDIMARRAGGADAAREFVRQVDLAALAPRIAAPLLVVDGGQDVIPGVTNGEPLARLAPNGTYLSVPHGDHLLGNARPDWLPHLGDHLTHALRGTPAPAGC; this is translated from the coding sequence ATGAGCGCCGTCGAATTCACCGCCGCCCAGTGGACCCGTGCCACGGGTGCGGGCGTGGACCCGCACGAGTACCGGCGCGTCACCGACGGCCTGACCTCGGTAGCCGACTGGGGGCCGGCCTTCCTGCGCACCGGACACGGCTACCTCCGGCGCGCGGAGGGCGCGGGATCGTCCCGCTCCGCGGGTGAGTACCTGCTGACGGCGGCCCGGTGGTTCCACCTGGCCACGCTGGCGCCGCACCCGGAAGCGCATCGCGCCGCCGTCGAGGCGGATCGCGCCCTGGGCGGAGCTCTCACCGTGCTGGAGCCCGGTGCCCGGCGGGTGAGCGGCGAGGGATTCACCGGCTGGCTGCGCGGCCCCGCCGACGCGCCCGGGACCGTGGTCGTCGTCCCCGGCCTGGACTCGGCCAAGGAGGAGTTCCTCGATCTCGTGTCCGCGCTCCTGGCCAGAGGGCTGGCGGTGTTCGCGATGGACGGGCCCGGCCAGGGTGTGCTCGCGGCCACCACGACCTTCGTGCCGGACTACGAGCGGATCGTGGGCCGGGCCGTCGACGCCCTCGGCGCCGCCCGCGTCGGGCTCGTCGGCCTGAGCCTGGGCGGCTATTTCGCGGCCCGGACCGCGGCGCTGGAACCGCGCGTGGCGGCCGTCGCCACCGTCAGCGGGCCCTTCCGCCTCGACTGGGAGGAACTGCCTCCGCCGGTACGGGACATCATGGCCCGACGTGCCGGAGGAGCCGACGCCGCACGCGAGTTCGTACGCCAGGTGGACCTCGCCGCCCTGGCACCTCGTATCGCGGCCCCACTGCTGGTCGTGGACGGCGGCCAGGACGTCATCCCCGGCGTGACGAACGGCGAGCCCTTGGCCCGGCTGGCGCCGAACGGCACCTATCTGTCCGTCCCGCACGGGGACCATCTCCTCGGCAATGCCCGGCCGGACTGGCTGCCCCACCTCGGCGACCACCTCACGCACGCCCTGAGGGGAACGCCCGCACCGGCGGGATGCTGA
- a CDS encoding ferritin-like domain-containing protein encodes MIKSEYEAWVSEFEAERERRAALGDPDWGKGAQLPAEIVRSIQKFQVGEDGDGSALSGKADLAGDPVYSEAVRLFIAEEQNHARMLKLLLAAGGAGTLDGHWSDAAFVRFRRLLGLRVELLVLMVAEVVALGYYRALRDGATDPLTTEVAGRILADEERHVPFHCLRLREGLAGLPRPARRAVTAGWRGLLVGAAGLVAVDHGPALRALGVGRGTFVAQTLRSSAWMARAMSDGPVPAPARAGVGV; translated from the coding sequence ATGATCAAAAGTGAGTACGAGGCATGGGTGAGCGAGTTCGAGGCCGAGCGGGAACGCCGGGCGGCCCTCGGCGACCCCGACTGGGGGAAGGGCGCGCAGCTGCCGGCCGAAATCGTCCGCAGCATCCAGAAGTTCCAGGTCGGCGAGGACGGCGACGGCTCCGCGCTCTCCGGCAAGGCCGACCTCGCCGGTGACCCGGTCTACTCCGAGGCGGTCCGGCTCTTCATCGCCGAGGAACAGAACCACGCGCGGATGCTGAAGCTGCTGTTGGCGGCCGGCGGGGCCGGCACCCTCGACGGGCATTGGAGCGACGCGGCCTTCGTCCGGTTCCGGCGGCTCCTCGGACTGCGGGTGGAACTGCTGGTGCTGATGGTCGCCGAGGTGGTGGCCCTGGGGTACTACCGGGCCCTGCGCGACGGGGCCACCGATCCCCTGACCACCGAGGTCGCGGGCCGGATCCTGGCGGACGAGGAGCGGCACGTCCCCTTCCACTGCCTGCGCCTGCGGGAGGGGCTCGCCGGGCTGCCCCGGCCGGCCCGCCGGGCGGTGACGGCCGGGTGGCGCGGACTGCTGGTCGGCGCCGCCGGCCTGGTCGCGGTGGACCACGGTCCGGCCTTGCGGGCCCTCGGGGTGGGCCGCGGCACCTTCGTCGCACAGACCCTGCGCTCCTCCGCGTGGATGGCCCGCGCCATGTCGGACGGCCCCGTTCCCGCGCCGGCGCGAGCGGGCGTCGGCGTCTGA
- a CDS encoding zinc-binding dehydrogenase has translation MQRLIPTGEAARPVAFAEVSQPVPEPGEALIKVEAFAPNRGETFLLEHPRPELLPGKDIAGLVVQAAADGSGPGIGTRVVGHPAQGGWAEYAAVPTHSLAVLPDGIDSARAAALPLAGITALRLLRTAGSLAGRRVLLTGASGGVGHYVTELAVGAGAELTAVTATPVRGERLAELGAKVVHEVAAAGGPFDVVLESTGGPDLAVALSKTRPGGLLVWFGQASRTPASLDFFQLLGGPERVTIQHFHYAGAPYGSDLSTLVRLVEQGRLHPEIGRTADWARTAETLVDLRERRIRGKAVLLTGGAR, from the coding sequence ATGCAACGACTGATTCCCACAGGAGAAGCGGCGCGCCCGGTGGCCTTCGCCGAGGTCTCCCAGCCCGTGCCGGAGCCCGGTGAGGCACTGATCAAGGTAGAGGCGTTCGCCCCGAACCGGGGCGAGACGTTCCTTCTCGAACACCCCCGGCCGGAGCTGCTGCCCGGCAAGGACATCGCGGGGCTCGTCGTACAGGCGGCGGCCGACGGCTCCGGCCCCGGCATCGGCACCCGCGTGGTCGGCCACCCGGCGCAGGGCGGCTGGGCCGAGTACGCCGCCGTGCCCACGCACTCGCTCGCGGTTCTTCCGGACGGCATCGACAGCGCACGGGCGGCGGCGCTGCCCCTGGCCGGGATCACTGCGCTGCGGCTGCTGCGTACGGCAGGTTCCCTGGCCGGCCGACGGGTGCTGCTGACCGGTGCCTCGGGGGGCGTCGGCCACTACGTCACCGAGCTCGCCGTGGGGGCCGGAGCCGAGCTGACCGCAGTGACGGCCACTCCGGTGCGCGGCGAACGGCTCGCGGAACTGGGTGCGAAGGTGGTGCACGAGGTCGCGGCGGCCGGGGGGCCGTTCGACGTCGTGCTCGAGTCCACGGGTGGGCCGGATCTGGCGGTCGCCCTGTCGAAGACCCGCCCGGGCGGCTTGCTCGTCTGGTTCGGCCAGGCGAGCCGCACCCCGGCGTCCCTCGACTTCTTCCAGCTCCTCGGCGGGCCCGAGCGCGTCACGATCCAGCACTTCCACTATGCCGGCGCCCCGTACGGCTCCGATCTCTCGACGCTGGTGCGCCTCGTGGAACAGGGCCGGCTGCATCCGGAGATCGGTCGCACCGCCGACTGGGCGCGGACCGCCGAAACCCTGGTCGACCTGCGCGAGCGCCGGATACGAGGCAAGGCCGTCCTGCTGACCGGAGGAGCACGATGA
- a CDS encoding amidase, which translates to MQDALWKMTAAAQAEAVRTAEVSAVELIDSHLDRIAEVNPQVNAVTQLLAERAREAAAQLDRRRAAGEAPGPLAGVPFTVKESTAVEGVPTTFGTERFRDLVASADAPPVARLRAAGAIPIGHSNIPTLILAGMHTRSELFGDTVNPWDSSRTPGGSSGGDAVAVATGMAALGLGNDSGGSVRIPAQFCGVAGLKPSTGRFPADHRVLGPDDPGPASQMLVTDGPLARSVGDLRLAYEVLAGTDPRDPRAVPVPAYGEPLPGPVKVAVVADPGGHGVHPTVRGAVATAADALRDAGYDVREVGDVPRLDEALDAYGRITVTEFAPSWPVVRKLLGKGGDRYIEMAMEKTPPASADVFMKLMGSWLSIRRSWAEFLDEYPLLLGPVFTEPPVEPGLESRDRPGRDRVGSGMRLCTVTSFVGVPGVAVPTGTADGLPCGVQIVGRAFREDLCLGAAQAIEDRLGVLTPVDPRTGGRSC; encoded by the coding sequence ATGCAGGACGCCCTGTGGAAGATGACGGCCGCCGCGCAGGCGGAGGCCGTGCGCACCGCGGAGGTCTCGGCGGTCGAACTGATCGACAGTCACCTCGATCGCATCGCCGAGGTCAACCCGCAGGTGAACGCGGTCACACAGCTCCTCGCGGAGCGCGCTCGCGAGGCCGCGGCGCAGCTGGACCGCCGGCGGGCCGCCGGCGAAGCGCCGGGGCCGCTCGCGGGCGTGCCCTTCACGGTGAAGGAGAGCACCGCCGTCGAAGGCGTGCCGACCACGTTCGGCACGGAGCGCTTCCGCGACCTGGTCGCGTCCGCCGACGCACCGCCGGTGGCCCGGCTGCGCGCGGCCGGCGCCATCCCCATCGGGCACAGCAACATCCCCACCCTGATCCTTGCGGGGATGCACACGCGCAGCGAGCTGTTCGGCGACACGGTCAACCCGTGGGACAGCAGCCGGACGCCGGGCGGCTCCAGCGGGGGCGATGCGGTGGCCGTCGCCACGGGCATGGCGGCGCTCGGGCTCGGCAACGACTCCGGCGGGTCGGTGCGCATCCCGGCCCAGTTCTGCGGTGTGGCCGGCCTGAAGCCGTCCACGGGCCGGTTCCCCGCCGACCACCGCGTCCTCGGCCCGGACGACCCCGGCCCGGCGTCCCAGATGCTGGTCACCGACGGCCCGCTGGCCCGGAGCGTGGGCGATCTGAGGCTCGCTTACGAGGTGCTGGCCGGAACCGATCCGCGAGACCCGCGCGCCGTCCCGGTACCCGCCTACGGCGAACCGCTCCCCGGCCCCGTGAAGGTCGCGGTCGTGGCGGACCCGGGCGGGCACGGCGTCCACCCGACGGTGCGCGGAGCCGTCGCGACGGCGGCCGACGCGCTCCGCGACGCCGGGTACGACGTGCGCGAGGTGGGGGACGTACCGCGACTGGACGAGGCCCTCGACGCCTACGGCCGGATCACCGTGACCGAGTTCGCCCCGAGCTGGCCGGTGGTGCGCAAGCTGCTCGGCAAGGGCGGGGACCGCTACATCGAGATGGCGATGGAAAAGACCCCACCCGCGAGCGCGGACGTCTTCATGAAGCTGATGGGCAGTTGGCTGAGCATCCGCCGCTCGTGGGCCGAATTCCTCGACGAGTACCCGCTGTTGCTCGGCCCCGTCTTCACCGAGCCGCCGGTCGAGCCGGGGCTGGAGTCGCGCGACAGGCCGGGCAGGGACCGGGTCGGATCGGGGATGCGCCTGTGCACCGTGACCAGCTTCGTGGGCGTACCCGGTGTGGCCGTGCCGACCGGGACGGCCGACGGGCTCCCCTGCGGGGTCCAGATCGTCGGACGGGCGTTCCGGGAGGACCTGTGCCTGGGCGCGGCGCAGGCGATCGAGGACCGGCTCGGCGTCCTCACCCCGGTCGACCCGCGCACGGGGGGCCGGTCCTGTTGA
- a CDS encoding 5'-nucleotidase has protein sequence MRYDLSDRLVVGVASSALFDLTDCDAVFRERGEDAYRSYQEAHLDELLAKGVAFPFVRRLLSLNDLADQADPLVEVIILSRNDPDTGMRLMRSIRAHGLPISRAVFRQGRPSHQFMPALNMSLFLSADGPDVRDAVAAGLPAGHVLKTGRIDDESDPELRIAFDFDGVVAGDAAEQVYQRGGIDEFRAYEVGHATTPHDPGPLRDFLAGINRVQRLEEERRRKDSAYQPRLRVSLVTARDAPAHERALLSLKRWGLRVNDAFFLGGIDKAAVLKALDPHLFFDDQVANLNGTAPGTPSVHVPFGAVNAPPAGTV, from the coding sequence ATGAGGTACGACCTGTCCGATCGCCTGGTGGTGGGGGTCGCCTCCAGCGCCCTGTTCGACCTGACCGACTGCGACGCGGTGTTCCGGGAGCGGGGCGAGGACGCCTACCGGAGCTACCAGGAGGCCCATCTCGACGAACTACTGGCCAAGGGCGTGGCGTTCCCCTTCGTCAGACGCCTGCTGTCGTTGAACGACCTGGCGGATCAGGCCGACCCCCTGGTCGAGGTCATCATCCTCTCCCGCAACGATCCTGACACCGGGATGCGTCTGATGCGTTCGATCAGAGCGCACGGCCTCCCGATCAGCCGTGCGGTGTTCCGGCAGGGCCGCCCCTCGCACCAGTTCATGCCGGCGCTCAACATGTCGCTGTTCCTGTCGGCCGACGGACCTGACGTTCGGGACGCCGTCGCGGCCGGGCTGCCTGCGGGGCACGTCCTCAAGACCGGGCGGATCGACGACGAGAGCGACCCCGAACTCCGCATCGCGTTCGACTTCGACGGGGTGGTGGCGGGCGACGCGGCCGAGCAGGTCTACCAGAGGGGTGGCATCGACGAGTTCCGCGCGTACGAAGTCGGCCACGCCACCACCCCGCACGATCCGGGACCGCTACGGGACTTCCTGGCCGGCATCAACCGCGTCCAACGCCTGGAGGAGGAGCGGCGGCGCAAGGACTCCGCGTACCAGCCCCGTCTGCGCGTATCGCTGGTCACCGCTCGGGACGCCCCCGCTCATGAACGCGCCCTGCTGAGCCTCAAACGGTGGGGACTGCGGGTCAACGACGCCTTCTTCCTCGGCGGCATCGACAAGGCCGCGGTCCTGAAGGCCCTCGACCCGCACCTCTTCTTCGACGACCAGGTCGCCAATCTCAACGGCACCGCACCGGGCACTCCGAGCGTCCACGTACCCTTCGGCGCGGTCAATGCGCCCCCTGCCGGGACGGTCTGA
- a CDS encoding helix-turn-helix transcriptional regulator, giving the protein MDDLAGFLRTRRSRVDPGAVGIPTDSRRRVAGLRREEVAHLSGVSVDYYVRLEQGRATQPSEQVLDALAGVLDLDETERGHLYRLARQRRRRTKAPGNGVPPAGGRGRVRPEVLRVLDLVADAPALIMDHCLDVLAGNRLAGLLYGRSVPGLNTARHIFLEEAERGLYADWETCTLDVVGHLRLAAGQHPDDPRLASLIGELAMGSERFRRLWARADVRARTHGRKAYRHSLVGLLELHQENFALPGESGMELLVLSAAPGSPAEDGLRLLAGLAADSGAERVSPPAPAPASTRTSM; this is encoded by the coding sequence ATGGACGATCTTGCTGGCTTCCTGCGGACCCGGCGCTCCCGGGTCGACCCGGGAGCCGTCGGCATCCCCACCGACAGCCGCCGCAGGGTGGCCGGGCTGCGCCGCGAGGAGGTCGCGCACCTGTCCGGCGTCAGCGTCGACTACTACGTACGCCTGGAGCAGGGCCGCGCGACCCAACCCTCCGAGCAGGTCCTCGACGCGCTCGCCGGCGTCCTCGACCTCGACGAAACCGAACGCGGTCACCTCTACCGGCTCGCCAGGCAGCGGCGCCGCCGGACGAAGGCGCCGGGCAACGGGGTCCCGCCGGCCGGGGGTCGGGGGAGGGTCCGGCCGGAGGTGCTGCGCGTCCTCGACCTGGTCGCCGACGCGCCCGCGCTGATCATGGACCACTGCTTGGACGTGCTGGCCGGGAACCGCCTCGCAGGGCTCCTCTACGGACGGTCGGTGCCGGGCCTGAACACCGCCCGGCACATCTTCCTGGAGGAGGCGGAGCGCGGCCTCTACGCGGACTGGGAGACGTGCACCCTCGACGTGGTCGGGCACCTGCGTCTGGCCGCCGGCCAACACCCCGACGACCCCCGACTGGCCTCGCTCATCGGCGAGTTGGCGATGGGCAGCGAGCGCTTCCGTCGCCTCTGGGCCCGCGCGGACGTGCGCGCCCGCACCCACGGACGCAAGGCGTACCGGCACTCGCTGGTGGGACTGCTGGAACTGCACCAGGAGAACTTCGCGCTACCGGGTGAATCGGGCATGGAGCTGCTGGTGTTGTCCGCGGCTCCGGGCAGTCCCGCCGAAGACGGTCTGCGCCTGCTCGCGGGCCTGGCTGCGGACAGCGGCGCCGAGCGGGTGTCACCGCCCGCACCAGCCCCGGCTTCCACCCGCACCTCGATGTGA
- a CDS encoding DUF3533 domain-containing protein — protein sequence MPHPTPPSVLRRPALWIGTGLIAAVVSMVFALLYVGGNVNPKGNLRDLPVALVNSDGGADVNGRHVNLGEQVVSGIQKAAQGDKSIDWQVVSREEADKRLGRGKVFGALVIPADYSATVAGLTAPQPAPQGKAAPPTMTVLTNQAAGSIGSSMSSQAAQKAAHAASAQLGQELLKQAAAQKTPLPTAAQLKLADPVTVTVADGHPVGARSAMGLSAFYYALVLVVCGMLGANVVNSQVDTALGYLHTDYGPVRKRKPVQHTSRVRTLAIGIALMLGLSLVMGTLVEVATVGILDMDASHLGLLWLYSVATIAVVGIGSLALFAAFGTPGMLLATIVFVAMAVPSSGATVPVQALPGFFRALAEFEPLRQITEGLRSLLYYGAQADAGLTRAWGSMGVALVAALLFGFAVTRLYDRKGLHRIPHPDAEAGAEAPAETPEPPKSPETPAPATA from the coding sequence ATGCCTCATCCCACGCCCCCCTCCGTGCTCCGCCGACCCGCACTGTGGATCGGAACGGGACTCATCGCAGCAGTGGTCTCGATGGTGTTCGCCCTGCTCTACGTGGGTGGCAACGTCAACCCCAAGGGCAACCTGCGCGACCTGCCCGTGGCCCTGGTCAACAGCGACGGCGGCGCGGACGTCAACGGCCGCCACGTCAACCTGGGCGAGCAGGTCGTCTCCGGCATCCAGAAGGCCGCCCAGGGCGACAAGAGCATCGACTGGCAGGTCGTCAGCCGCGAGGAGGCCGACAAGCGGCTGGGCCGGGGCAAGGTCTTCGGCGCCCTCGTCATACCCGCCGACTACTCCGCCACGGTGGCCGGGCTCACCGCCCCGCAGCCCGCACCCCAGGGCAAGGCCGCCCCGCCGACCATGACCGTGCTGACCAACCAGGCGGCCGGCAGCATCGGCTCCTCCATGTCCTCCCAGGCCGCCCAGAAGGCCGCCCACGCCGCCTCGGCCCAGCTCGGCCAGGAACTCCTCAAGCAGGCCGCCGCCCAGAAGACCCCGCTGCCGACGGCCGCCCAGCTCAAGCTGGCCGACCCGGTGACCGTGACGGTCGCCGACGGCCACCCGGTCGGCGCGCGCAGCGCCATGGGCCTGAGCGCCTTCTACTACGCACTGGTCCTGGTCGTCTGCGGCATGCTCGGCGCCAACGTGGTCAACTCCCAGGTCGACACCGCGCTCGGCTACCTGCACACCGACTACGGCCCGGTCCGCAAGCGCAAACCCGTCCAGCACACCAGCCGCGTCCGCACCCTGGCCATCGGCATCGCGCTCATGCTCGGCCTGTCCCTGGTGATGGGCACCCTGGTCGAGGTCGCCACGGTCGGCATCCTCGACATGGACGCCTCCCACCTCGGCCTGCTGTGGCTCTACTCGGTCGCCACCATCGCGGTGGTCGGCATCGGAAGCCTGGCCCTGTTCGCCGCCTTCGGCACGCCCGGCATGCTCCTGGCCACCATCGTCTTCGTGGCGATGGCCGTGCCCTCCTCCGGCGCCACCGTGCCGGTCCAGGCACTCCCCGGGTTCTTCCGCGCCCTCGCCGAGTTCGAGCCGCTGCGCCAGATCACCGAGGGGCTGCGGTCCCTCCTCTACTACGGGGCCCAGGCCGACGCGGGCCTGACCCGGGCCTGGGGCTCGATGGGTGTCGCCCTCGTCGCCGCGCTGCTCTTCGGCTTCGCCGTCACCCGCCTCTACGACCGCAAGGGGCTGCACCGCATCCCCCACCCCGACGCCGAAGCGGGCGCCGAGGCCCCCGCCGAAACCCCTGAGCCCCCGAAGTCCCCCGAGACCCCTGCTCCGGCCACCGCCTGA
- a CDS encoding MerR family transcriptional regulator, whose protein sequence is MKISELSRRTGVPVASIKYFLRQGLLPAGRATAATLAEYGEEHAQRLRLIKALTTLGGLSIAATREVLGAVDQAHSSESALGAVSYALPVPVAAQGAAGHGEEAGADVTAGAEVAELLTALDWQAPGTSPHVKGLTAALEELRRLDAQYAPGELAAYARLAESVARLDLERAAGLDDPVALAERAVIVFAICAPVFELLRRLAQEDQVRRRVAGAARGGGGGDAAPRS, encoded by the coding sequence ATGAAGATCTCGGAGCTCAGCCGGCGGACCGGCGTGCCGGTCGCCAGCATCAAGTACTTCCTGCGGCAGGGACTGCTGCCCGCAGGGCGGGCGACGGCCGCGACCCTCGCCGAGTACGGGGAGGAGCACGCGCAGCGGCTGCGGCTGATCAAGGCACTGACCACGCTCGGCGGCCTGTCCATCGCCGCCACCCGGGAGGTGCTCGGGGCCGTCGACCAGGCCCACAGCTCCGAGAGCGCCCTCGGCGCGGTCAGCTACGCGCTCCCGGTGCCGGTGGCGGCCCAGGGCGCCGCGGGCCACGGGGAAGAGGCCGGGGCCGACGTGACCGCCGGCGCCGAGGTGGCAGAGCTCCTCACGGCGCTGGATTGGCAGGCCCCCGGTACTTCACCGCACGTGAAGGGGCTGACGGCGGCCCTGGAGGAGCTGCGCCGGCTGGACGCCCAGTACGCCCCGGGAGAGCTCGCCGCCTACGCGAGGCTTGCCGAGTCCGTGGCCCGGCTGGACCTGGAGCGGGCGGCCGGTCTGGACGACCCGGTGGCCCTGGCCGAGCGGGCCGTCATCGTCTTCGCGATCTGCGCCCCGGTGTTCGAGCTGTTGCGGCGCCTTGCCCAGGAGGACCAGGTCCGGCGCCGGGTCGCGGGCGCCGCCCGGGGCGGTGGCGGTGGGGACGCGGCGCCGCGGTCCTGA
- a CDS encoding TetR/AcrR family transcriptional regulator gives MPRQVDHEGRRRLIAEAVCHLADERGLEGVTLRDVAACAQVSMGAVQRCFRTKEEMLVFALGHIGERIDERVRARLVRSPAQSAGTALGHAAAEISLLREEHRAEARVWLAFVAQAAVSEALARTLKANYAALQEAFTRLISEAREGSGRAAPLDPQREARTLLALADGLTAHVLIGHLTPREAHEVLDAHLAGLWE, from the coding sequence ATGCCCCGACAGGTGGATCACGAGGGTCGACGTCGTCTCATCGCCGAGGCCGTCTGCCATCTCGCCGACGAGCGCGGGCTGGAGGGCGTGACCCTGCGCGACGTCGCCGCCTGCGCGCAGGTGTCCATGGGTGCCGTCCAGCGGTGCTTCCGCACCAAGGAAGAGATGCTCGTGTTCGCTCTCGGGCACATCGGCGAGCGGATCGACGAGCGCGTACGGGCCCGACTGGTCCGGAGCCCGGCCCAGTCGGCCGGCACCGCCCTGGGTCACGCGGCCGCCGAGATCTCACTGCTCCGGGAGGAGCACCGCGCCGAGGCCAGGGTCTGGCTCGCCTTCGTCGCGCAGGCGGCTGTCAGCGAGGCGCTGGCGAGGACGCTGAAGGCGAACTACGCAGCCCTGCAAGAGGCGTTCACCCGCCTCATCTCGGAGGCCCGTGAAGGCTCCGGCCGCGCGGCGCCCCTCGATCCGCAACGCGAGGCCCGCACGCTCCTCGCCCTGGCGGACGGCCTCACCGCGCACGTCCTCATCGGCCACCTCACCCCGCGCGAGGCACACGAAGTCCTCGACGCGCACCTGGCCGGTCTCTGGGAGTGA
- a CDS encoding NAD(P)H-dependent oxidoreductase, producing MKTLIVHAHPEPKSLNSSLKDLAVSTLEAAGHEVRVSDLYAMNWKAVVDSADYGPHASSPLKVALDSGRAFDAGALTPDVLAEQEKLLWADTIIFQFPLWWYTMPAILKGWVDRVFTYRFAYGVGEHSDTKYGERFGEGTLAGRKALLSVTVGGPESHYSARGINGPIEDLLFPFQHGILYYPGVEVLPPFVLHGTDRMTAEDYADAAEAWQQRLLTLESTEPIAFRRQNFGDYEIPSLHLKEGLEPAGRTGFGLHVRG from the coding sequence GTGAAGACGCTGATCGTCCACGCCCACCCGGAGCCGAAGTCGCTCAACAGCTCGCTGAAGGACCTCGCGGTGTCCACCCTGGAGGCCGCCGGGCACGAGGTACGGGTGAGCGATCTGTACGCGATGAACTGGAAGGCGGTCGTGGACTCCGCGGACTACGGTCCCCACGCGTCGAGTCCGCTGAAGGTCGCCCTGGATTCGGGCCGGGCCTTCGACGCCGGGGCGCTCACCCCGGACGTCCTCGCCGAGCAGGAGAAGCTGCTGTGGGCCGACACGATCATCTTCCAGTTCCCGCTGTGGTGGTACACCATGCCCGCGATCCTCAAGGGCTGGGTGGACCGGGTGTTCACCTACCGCTTCGCCTACGGCGTCGGCGAGCACAGCGACACCAAGTACGGCGAGCGCTTCGGCGAGGGCACCCTCGCGGGCCGGAAGGCCCTGCTGTCGGTGACCGTCGGCGGCCCGGAGTCGCACTACTCGGCTCGCGGGATCAACGGCCCCATCGAGGACCTGCTGTTCCCGTTCCAGCACGGCATCCTCTACTACCCGGGCGTCGAGGTGCTACCGCCGTTCGTGCTGCACGGCACCGACCGGATGACCGCCGAGGACTACGCGGACGCCGCCGAGGCCTGGCAGCAGCGCCTGCTCACCCTGGAGTCGACCGAGCCGATCGCGTTCCGGCGGCAGAACTTCGGCGACTACGAGATCCCCTCCCTGCACCTGAAGGAGGGCCTGGAGCCCGCGGGCCGCACTGGTTTCGGGCTGCACGTACGCGGCTGA